The proteins below come from a single Pseudomonadota bacterium genomic window:
- a CDS encoding HTH domain-containing protein, producing the protein MEKKEIRDIILESMVELLEAQVRALKKLRGSIEVDKSHKKNMSQLGIVFNILTEAGRPLHVSEIIADAEKMFSVTLERESLVSALSKKVMKEDRFIRTGKNTFALKEEQ; encoded by the coding sequence ATGGAGAAAAAAGAGATTCGTGACATAATCCTTGAGAGCATGGTTGAATTGCTGGAAGCACAAGTACGGGCGTTGAAGAAGTTGCGTGGCTCCATTGAAGTGGATAAGTCACATAAGAAGAATATGTCCCAATTAGGTATTGTCTTTAACATACTTACCGAGGCTGGAAGACCGCTTCATGTTTCTGAAATTATTGCAGATGCCGAAAAGATGTTTAGTGTAACATTGGAAAGGGAATCTCTCGTTTCCGCTCTTTCAAAAAAGGTGATGAAAGAGGACCGTTTCATTCGCACCGGCAAAAATACCTTTGCCCTGAAAGAGGAGCAATGA